One part of the Amaranthus tricolor cultivar Red isolate AtriRed21 chromosome 16, ASM2621246v1, whole genome shotgun sequence genome encodes these proteins:
- the LOC130803248 gene encoding O-fucosyltransferase 10-like isoform X1, which translates to MEIPSTVNSSTRYRPRRKIIYAGIVLRRRRCLRYWLILPLLYILGLLICARPLSLFFFPVLPGSLYRSHEIFQKLRHRILADDSPALQLSSLWVYKKLKIEKPCKIANPATRMETSDNNGYLIVDANGGLNQQRSSICNAVAVAGFLNATLVIPRLEYHNVWQDSSHFDDIYDEQHFIDTLSSVVRVTREIPSNIMERFHYNISDVPIIQVPAWSPINYYLEEVYPILRNQGVVRIAPFANRLSMYVPPDIQYLRCLANYKSLKFASPVSTLAKKLIKRMMEKSPRTDGKYVSVHLRFEEDMVAFSCCIYDGGKKERFEMDYVREKGWKGKFRRRGTTINPGLNRVSGKCPMTPVEVGMMLRGMGFANDTIIYLASGKLYKEKRYLAPLLEMFPLLYTKESLATPEELAYFKGYSSRLAALDYVVCLFSDVFLTTQGGNFPHFLMGHRRYLYGGHAKTIKPNKQKLALLFHNTSISWEEIKDQVKVMLVESNREGLMMPRIKKSSRHNSIYKYPFPQCRCLQEAQNLTVNLANVGDLLDDKLKLII; encoded by the exons ATGGAAATACCTTCAACTGTTAACTCTTCTACCCGCTATCGACCTCGCCGGAAAATCATTTACGCCGGCATTGTTCTCCGTCGCCGTCGTTGTCTCCGTTACTGGTTGATCTTACCTTTGCTTTACATTTTAGGTTTACTTATCTGTGCTCGTCCTCTGtctctcttcttctttcctGTTCTTCCTGGTTCTCTCTATCGCAGCCATGAGATCTTCCAGAAACTTCGCCATCGTATTCTCGCTGACGATTCCCCTGCCCTTCAG TTGTCTAGTCTTTGGGtgtataaaaaattgaaaatcgaaAAACCTTGCAAAATTGCTAATCCAGCAACAAGAATGG AAACATCAGATAACAATGGATATTTGATTGTTGATGCGAATGGAGGCCTTAATCAACAAAGATCGTCA ATATGCAATGCCGTGGCTGTTGCAGGGTTTTTGAATGCTACATTAGTAATTCCACGTCTGGAATATCACAATGTCTGGCAGGACTCCAG TCATTTTGATGATATCTATGACGAGCAACATTTTATAGACACCCTTAGTAGTGTCGTGAGGGTCACACGGGAGATACCATCAAATATAATGGAACGATTTCATTACAATATCAGCGATGTACCAATTATTCAAGTCCCTGCTTGGTCTCCGATCAATTACTACCTTGAAGAAGTTTATCCCATCCTACGGAATCAAGG GGTTGTTCGCATAGCTCCTTTCGCCAACAGACTGTCAATGTACGTTCCTCCAGACATTCAGTATTTAAGATGTCTTGCAAATTACAAATCCTTAAAATTTGCATCTCCTGTATCAACACTTGCCAAGAAGCTAATCAAGAGAATGATGGAGAAGAGTCCAAGAACAGATGGTAAATATGTCTCAGTCCACCTGCGTTTTGAGGAG GATATGGTTGCATTCTCATGCTGCATATATGATGGAGGAAAGAAAGAACGATTTGAGATGGACTATGTCCGTGAGAAAGGATGGAAGGGAAAATTTAGACGCAGGGGCACAACAATCAATCCTGGCCTCAATCGAGTCAGTGGAAAATGTCCTATGACCCCTGTGGAG GTTGGAATGATGCTAAGGGGAATGGGATTTGCCAATGATACAATAATCTATTTGGCATCAGGGAAGCTATATAAGGAAAAGAGATATTTAGCTCCCCTGTTAGAGATGTTTCCACTTCTATATACCAAGGAGTCACTTGCAACCCCGGAAGAGCTTGCTTATTTTAAG GGTTATTCGTCCAGATTGGCTGCTTTGGACTATGTAGTATGCTTGTTTAGCGACGTTTTCTTGACAACTCAAGGTGGAAACTTTCCGCATTTTCTCATGGGTCATCGCAGATACCTTTATGGTGGACATGCAAAAACTATCAAACCCAATAAACAAAAACTTGCTCTTCTTTTCCACAACACGAGCATCAG TTGGGAAGAGATAAAGGATCAGGTGAAAGTGATGCTTGTGGAAAGCAATCGTGAAGGGCTAATGATGCCACGAATTAAAAAATCTAGTAGGCACAACTCTATTTACAAATACCCATTTCCACAGTGTAGATGTCTCCAAGAGGCTCAAAATCTTACTGTAAATCTAGCCAATGTGGGTGATCTGTTGGATGATAAGCTTAAGCTCATCATTTGA
- the LOC130803248 gene encoding O-fucosyltransferase 11-like isoform X2, which translates to MEIPSTVNSSTRYRPRRKIIYAGIVLRRRRCLRYWLILPLLYILGLLICARPLSLFFFPVLPGSLYRSHEIFQKLRHRILADDSPALQLSSLWVYKKLKIEKPCKIANPATRMETSDNNGYLIVDANGGLNQQRSSICNAVAVAGFLNATLVIPRLEYHNVWQDSSHFDDIYDEQHFIDTLSSVVRVTREIPSNIMERFHYNISDVPIIQVPAWSPINYYLEEVYPILRNQGVVRIAPFANRLSMYVPPDIQYLRCLANYKSLKFASPVSTLAKKLIKRMMEKSPRTDGKYVSVHLRFEEDMVAFSCCIYDGGKKERFEMDYVREKGWKGKFRRRGTTINPGLNRVSGKCPMTPVEGYSSRLAALDYVVCLFSDVFLTTQGGNFPHFLMGHRRYLYGGHAKTIKPNKQKLALLFHNTSISWEEIKDQVKVMLVESNREGLMMPRIKKSSRHNSIYKYPFPQCRCLQEAQNLTVNLANVGDLLDDKLKLII; encoded by the exons ATGGAAATACCTTCAACTGTTAACTCTTCTACCCGCTATCGACCTCGCCGGAAAATCATTTACGCCGGCATTGTTCTCCGTCGCCGTCGTTGTCTCCGTTACTGGTTGATCTTACCTTTGCTTTACATTTTAGGTTTACTTATCTGTGCTCGTCCTCTGtctctcttcttctttcctGTTCTTCCTGGTTCTCTCTATCGCAGCCATGAGATCTTCCAGAAACTTCGCCATCGTATTCTCGCTGACGATTCCCCTGCCCTTCAG TTGTCTAGTCTTTGGGtgtataaaaaattgaaaatcgaaAAACCTTGCAAAATTGCTAATCCAGCAACAAGAATGG AAACATCAGATAACAATGGATATTTGATTGTTGATGCGAATGGAGGCCTTAATCAACAAAGATCGTCA ATATGCAATGCCGTGGCTGTTGCAGGGTTTTTGAATGCTACATTAGTAATTCCACGTCTGGAATATCACAATGTCTGGCAGGACTCCAG TCATTTTGATGATATCTATGACGAGCAACATTTTATAGACACCCTTAGTAGTGTCGTGAGGGTCACACGGGAGATACCATCAAATATAATGGAACGATTTCATTACAATATCAGCGATGTACCAATTATTCAAGTCCCTGCTTGGTCTCCGATCAATTACTACCTTGAAGAAGTTTATCCCATCCTACGGAATCAAGG GGTTGTTCGCATAGCTCCTTTCGCCAACAGACTGTCAATGTACGTTCCTCCAGACATTCAGTATTTAAGATGTCTTGCAAATTACAAATCCTTAAAATTTGCATCTCCTGTATCAACACTTGCCAAGAAGCTAATCAAGAGAATGATGGAGAAGAGTCCAAGAACAGATGGTAAATATGTCTCAGTCCACCTGCGTTTTGAGGAG GATATGGTTGCATTCTCATGCTGCATATATGATGGAGGAAAGAAAGAACGATTTGAGATGGACTATGTCCGTGAGAAAGGATGGAAGGGAAAATTTAGACGCAGGGGCACAACAATCAATCCTGGCCTCAATCGAGTCAGTGGAAAATGTCCTATGACCCCTGTGGAG GGTTATTCGTCCAGATTGGCTGCTTTGGACTATGTAGTATGCTTGTTTAGCGACGTTTTCTTGACAACTCAAGGTGGAAACTTTCCGCATTTTCTCATGGGTCATCGCAGATACCTTTATGGTGGACATGCAAAAACTATCAAACCCAATAAACAAAAACTTGCTCTTCTTTTCCACAACACGAGCATCAG TTGGGAAGAGATAAAGGATCAGGTGAAAGTGATGCTTGTGGAAAGCAATCGTGAAGGGCTAATGATGCCACGAATTAAAAAATCTAGTAGGCACAACTCTATTTACAAATACCCATTTCCACAGTGTAGATGTCTCCAAGAGGCTCAAAATCTTACTGTAAATCTAGCCAATGTGGGTGATCTGTTGGATGATAAGCTTAAGCTCATCATTTGA